Proteins encoded by one window of Crassostrea angulata isolate pt1a10 chromosome 9, ASM2561291v2, whole genome shotgun sequence:
- the LOC128162558 gene encoding helix-loop-helix protein 13-like, which produces MEYTQTIPVRFYEYCRAFEEEIDNCCKSISREIIAETNFNPKQYKLYPYQIQEEPQNDVFEETGDLGLLPFRDESLEKAPRDAANFRERRRMLSINSAFEELRLHVPTFPYEKRLSKIDTLRLAIAYIALLRDLLEADVDDPLVYVEEILNSPDQTRSHVIWNTSDLTARIAWIKWENLGVHRKQNETCHLQM; this is translated from the exons ATGGAATACACGCAAACAATACCTGTGAGATTTTACGAATATTGTCGAGCTTTTGAAGAAGAAATTGACAATTGCTGCAAGTCTATCAGTAGAGAAATAATTGCCGAGACGAACTTCAATCCAAAACAGTACAAGTTATACCCCTATCAAATACAGGAGGAGCCACAAAACGACGTATTCGAGGAGACGGGAGATCTGGGGTTACTTCCCTTTAGAGACGAGAGTTTAGAAAAAGCGCCGAGAGACGCCGCGAATTTCCGAGAACGACGAAGAATGCTCAGCATCAACTCTGCGTTTGAGGAACTGAGACTCCATGTGCCGACATTTCCGTATGAGAAGCGGTTATCTAAGATTGACACCCTGCGTCTGGCCATTGCCTATATTGCCTTGTTACGGGATCTATTGGAGGCGGATGTAGATGATCCCTTGGTTTATGTTGAAGAAATCCTAAACTCGCCCGACCAGACCAGGTCACATGTGATTTGGAACACTAGTG ATCTAACGGCGAGAATTGCATGGATCAAATGGGAAAATTTGGGTGTGCATAGGAAGCAGAATGAGACATGCCACCTCCAGATGTAA
- the LOC128162554 gene encoding secretin receptor-like, which translates to MSLLCGKNTSTILPMQENVSLQYLGDCLQNNRNLFLPVDHEVLRYISIAFNIGYAISLCSLIAVTFTLLYKRKSSLRFGFFTTHLLAAFIVNDFASYLKQSLIEESGSDWTTGGDVINLRSNDRNWECKVLIPLSEYSKSVCVLWMFTEAFFLHQVVYGKYSTKRRRTGLYTLIGWGIPIVFVITWMTLKAELEANFLCWNLTQNSKLAWILRGPILFLHIVTIMMYVDVLRGLICHHWASEEIVKPGRLWKIARFYIILIPLMEVRYFGFEILPEVNIDIKNNHVFYNADKIYHAYQGLIVAVLIITFDKKTRKAIWKVFNLYVLCRKKSQFSSQTRTSSTTKQPPSFSPKPPRLLARPDRNFVSEEPVKSNFTSACRLLTNNILKEDKVDRQEVISELYYL; encoded by the exons ATGTCTCTTCTCTGCGGGAAAAATACAAGCACGATTCTCCCTATGCAAGAGAACGTCAGCTTGCAGTATTTAGGAGACTGCTTGCAGAACAACAGGAATCTCTTTCTCCCAGTAGATCAC GAAGTTTTAAGATATATCAGCATAGCATTCAACATAGGGTATGCCATCTCGCTCTGTTCGCTCATTGCTGTGACATTTACACTGTTGTACAAGAG aaaatCCTCTTTACGTTTCGGATTCTTCACAACGCACCTGCTTGCTGCGTTCATTGTGAATGATTTTGCGtcatatttaaaacaaagcTTGATTGAAGAAAGTGGTTCTGATTGGACAACAGGCGGTGACGTCATCAACCTACGATCAAATGACAGA aattgGGAATGCAAAGTTCTTATTCCTCTTAGTGAATACTCAAAATCTGTTTGTGTTTTGTGGATGTTCACGGAAGCATTCTTCTTGCATCAAGTTGTATACGGTAAATACTCCACCAAACGACGAAGAACCGGACTGTATACACTGATTGGATGgg GTATTCCAATAGTGTTTGTTATCACTTGGATGACTCTTAAGGCGGAACTAGAAGCGAATTTTCT GTGTTGGAATTTGACTCAAAACTCTAAGCTTGCCTGGATATTACGTGGACCCATTTTGTTTTTGCACATA GTTACTATTATGATGTATGTCGACGTCCTTCGTGGGTTGATTTGTCACCACTGGGCGAGTGAAGAAATAGTAAAGCCAGGGAGATTGTG gAAGATTGCAAGATTTTACATTATTCTGATCCCACTGATGGAAGTTAGATACTTCGGATTCGAGATTCTACCGGAAGTAAATATTGACATTAAAAACAACCACGTGTTCTACAACGCAGACAAGATTTACCATGCATACCAG GGTTTGATAGTAGCGGTGCTGATTATCACGTTTGATAAAAAG ACAAGGAAAGCCATTTGGAAAGTGTTCAACCTGTATGTTCTGTGTAGAAAGAAAAGTCAGTTTTCCTCGCAAACCCGTACCTCGTCTACGACAAAACAGCCCCCTTCTTTCTCCCCTAAACCGCCGCGATTATTGGCCCGACCAGACAGAAACTTTGTTAGTGAGGAACCGGTTAAGTCAAACTTTACGAGTGCCTGCCGACTTCTTACAAACAATATATTAAAAGAAGACAAAGTTGATAGACAAGAGGTTATTTCTGAGCTTTAttatttgtga